The genomic DNA TTCCAGGCCTGTACCAGACCGTCGCCTTGGGCCTTGATCTCGGCGTGTTCGGCAGCGGTCAGCTCAAAGACTTCCACCTGATACTTGTCTTTGGACCACGCAAGCGATTCCTTGATGTGGTTGTCCAGATATTCGCCGGTCCATGCGGCCTGTTCACGGCCGAGGTCATCGAGTGCCTTTTTCATGTTCGCGGGCAGGCTGTTCCAGCGCGCCTTGTTCATGATGACGGCAAAGGGGTAGACCGGCAGGTTGGTGATGGTTTCGTATCGGCATATTTCCGCGAAGTTGAAGTCCTTGAGCACGTCAAAGGAGGAAACGAGACCCTTGACCACGCCTTTCTGGAGTGCTTCAGGCGTCTGGGACATGGGCATGCCCACACCCTGCGCGCCGAGGCCGCCGAGGACTTTCAAAATGGAGCCGGATGCTCGCAGTTCCATGCCCTTGAGATCGGCGAGCTGTTTGACAGGCGTCTTGCTCATGATCTGGGACGGGGCTGAGGTGAACATGGTCAGTACCTTGACGCCCTTGAATTCCTTAGGCTGATACTTCTGGAACATGTCCCACATGGTCAGGCTGGCGACCTTGGTGGACGAGAATGCCACGGGCAGGTTCAACACGGACATGGCCGGGAACACGCCGGGATAATAGGCGATGGAAATGCAGCCGATGTCGGCCTGTCCCGTCTGCACGCCGCGAAGCATGTTCTTGGCACCGAGCAGGGTGGAACCGGGGAAGGTCTGGACGGTTATTTCACCGTTGGTCCGTTTCTCGACTTCGGTTTTCCAGTGCTCCATCTGGATGCAGGGGAAGGTCTTGGCGGGCGGGAAATTGGCGTATGTCAGCACGGCTCCGGCCATGGCTGTCGCCGACATGAGCGCGGCAAGGGTGATGGCCGCAGCCAGCACGGTAATCAATTTACGCATCGGTCTCTCTCCTCTTGGATGATGCATGATCCCCGGCGGACCTCTCAACTTCCGGCGGAGATACAATGAGGGGCGGCTCATGTGAGCCGCCCCGAATTTCTATGGCATGTTCAGGTCGTAAGCGGTCACGACCGTTTTTCTCTTGGAAAAGCCCATGGAGCCGGGGAAGGTGTTGAGCAGAACGACCAACTGTTTCTTGCCGTCGTTGTTCAGATCGGCAAGAGCGATGTCCGAAACCTGTCCCTTGATGCGGCGGGTTTTCCACGCCAGATTTAGGCCCACGCCATCCCAGGACAGGGCGTGGATTTCACCCTGCGAGAAGTAGCGGAACTTTTCGAAGACCTGAGCGGCGACCGAAAGGTCCTTGTTGACCAGCAGTTCGTACTTGCCTTTCTTGTGGAAGGAAGCGGCAAGCATCCTGAACGGCACGTTGAAGGTGGACACCTTGATGTCCGCAATGCCGGCTCCCATGCCCGCGGGGCGGTCGGGAGTCGTGATGCCGATGCCGGAACTGTTGTAGTGGTCCTCTTCGGTTGTGTACAGACGCTCCATGGCTTGGCTGTAGACCCTGAGACGGTGGAAGTCGTCGATAAGGACATACCGGTAGCCGAATTCCTCCGGCAGGTAGGTCATGTTGTAGACATTGCCGTAGGGCGGGCAGGGAATGGTTGATCCGGTCTCAACGGAATCGCCCTTCAGATAGGCTTCATATATCTTTTTGTGGAAGAGATGCCGTTCACCCTTGCGCTGAGCCACGAGGACCGGAGCAAAAGTGGGCGGCACACGCAGGACGCCAAGGAATTTGTTGTAGTTCTTGACGAGGTAGCTGAATTTCCCCCCCTTGAAGGAAAGGATATGCGATTTCGGCCATCCCTCGGGAGCCATGGTCACATTGCGGTACTGGGATTGGTAGGTGCCGATAATGAGGTCCGGCAGGTTGTCCTTGTCCACATCCATGGCTTCCAATCGGATGTACTGGGTGCTGGGAGTCAGTGCCAGAGTGTCCAGATGGGCAAGTTTGCCGTCCTTGTACCGATATGCGGAGATGCCTGTCTTGTGTAGGATGAATACTTCGTTCTTGCCGTCACCATCTGCGTCGGAAACCACCATGCTGGTGGAGAAGAAGCGCAGGGTCTGGCTGCGCCAGCGGCCGATATTGTTGGACCCGCCTTCGTAGCGGAATTGCGGGTTCAGGGTGCTGGTCTGATAGCTCCCGGACGTGCCGCCGATAAATTCCGCATTGATCGGGCCGGAGACTTCATCCTTGATATCTTCCTTGTCCACGGATTTTTCCGCGGTGCTGTAGCCGGGACGCTGGAACACGTCGCCCATGATGGCCTTGCTCTGTTCCTCGAGCCATGGGGTGATTTCATCAATCCCCATTTGGCCTTTCTGTTCCCACGTATTGCCGTTCACGTCGTAGGAGGTCATCTTGAGCGTGGCTTTTTTATCCAGAATGGAGATGGAGCCGGTGACAAGGTAATCAAGGCCCGCACCGCGCAGGATATTGGCCGCGTCCGCCTTGCTTTTTGGAGCGGCAAGGCCGTCAACCGTGGAGTCGGCTGCGGGTTCCGCATGGCCTGTCCATTCCAGATCGCTGTTCAGGCTGGCCTGAAAAGCCTTGGGAAAGTAGCTGTATTTCTTGGGTCCGTTGTAGGAAAAAGGCAGGACCGCATATTTTTTCGCGTTTTGCGCCAGAACGGGTGCCGCAAGAAGCAGGACCGCAATAATGGCGATACAGGGGACGGCAAAACGTCGATGTTGCATTGTTCCTCCTGATGAGGGGGGTTGTCTGTTCTCTATGAAAGCCCGGGGCAGTGTTGCCACAAGGGAAGGTCTTGTACCAGTTTCCGCGCCGGGATGCAAAGGTTGCGAGCGGTTGCCTCGCCGGGGGCAAGCCTGTATTGATGCGTGACGGCGCACGATACCGACACCAAATTCCACAGGGACTGCGCCGGATGGAGATACCCGTAATGGCAAATGATTTTCGGACATTTCGACTCGTGTGCAGCGAGGAGGAAGCTCCCATTGTGGAGCGGCTTCTCAAGGCGCAGGGGTTTGCTTTTGAACCAGAGCCTTTTTATCCGCTGGCCCGTAGGCTGACCGTCGAGCCGTTTCCGCTCGGAGAAAGTTTCGCTGCGCGCTTCGGACGTATATACATACAAGATAGATCCTCCATGCTGCCGCCGCTCATGCTCGCGCCGCCGGAAGGGACAAGCGTACTGGACATGTGCTCCGCTCCGGGCAGCAAGACCAGCCTGCTGTCCCGTCTGGTCGGCCCCCGTGGATTCGTATTCGCCTCGGAGCCGTCTGCGGATCGGCTTGGAACGTTGCGGGCCAATCTTCGGCGGACAGGTTCCGTGAACACGGCCACAGCCAAGGCAAAGGCGCAGGACCTGCCGTTTCCGGACTGTTCATGGGATTATATCCAGCTTGACCCTCCGTGCAGCGGTTGGGGAACCGTGGATAAGAATCCCAAGGTGATGGAGCTGTGGTCCGAATCCAAGACCGGCCCCTTGGTTGCCTTGCAAAGAACGCTCCTGGAAAAGGCGGCGGACATGCTGACGCCTGGAGGCGTGGTTCTGTACTCGACCTGCACGACCAACATAAAGGAAAATGAAGAACAGGTTGCTTGGGCGCTTGAACATCTGGATTTAGAGCTGGAGCCGCTTGACGAGCCGGAAGGCTTTGTTTTTGGCGAGCCTTTGCTGTCCGGTATGGCCGGTGTGTTGCGTGTCGCAGAAGATTCGGCAGGGCAGGGGTTTTTCCTCGCCCGGTTCCGAAAGAAGGGCGCGGGGTGTGCAAATCCTGAAAGGGAAGTGCAAGAAAGGTCACTGCCGGGAACGCCTCTCGACTTTTCGCGAATGGCGGGTACGGAGGGATGTGCCTTGGACGGGCTGCCGCCGGGAGAGGTGTATGAGTTTGGCGGAAAGGCGTTTTTCCTTCATGAGGAGGCGTTGGAGCGGGTTCCGGCTGGCCTTCGCTGGCAGGGACATAATATAGGAAAGATATCCGGGCGGGGGAAGAGTGCGGTGTTCCGTCCCTCTTCTATGGCGCGTGTGCTGCTGAACCGAAAAAGTCAGGACGTGCTTGATCTGGAGGATTTGGCTCCGCTTGAGAAGCTGCTGTCCGGCCAGAGCCTGAGTTTTCATCCCGGCAAGGGGCCAGTGGGTCTGTTTTATGAAGGTCTCCCTCTCTGCTGGCTGTCCCGCAAAGGGCGGCGCCTTTTGATGGCGACAAAATAGCTGTTTTTTCAATAAGTTATGCGGGTGAAAAATATTTATGAAAAGCGTTGACAAAAGCCTTGCTCGTGGGCAGTATGCCTTTCGCTGAACGCGGATGAGTTCCGACGGCGCGGTCAACACCTCAGTGAAAAAAAGGAGTTGACAACAAAACGCAAGTCGGGCAAAAAACTCTTCCTGCGGGCGCTTAGCTCAGCTGGGAGAGCATCGCCCTTACAAGGCGAGGGTCACAGGTTCGAGCCCTGTAGCGCCCACCATCTTTGAAATATTGGGGATAGCTTAACACCCCATTATTATAGTGCGGAGCCGTAGTTAAGCTGGTTATAACGCCGGCCTGTCACGCCGGAGGCCGCGAGTTCGAGTCTCGTCGGCTCCGCCACTAAAGACCAAGGATATCAAGCTGTTAGTTTGATATCCTTTTTCTTTTGGGATTCATCAGCCAGCTTGGTGGGCCTGCTAGTGGGCCCGATTTTCAAGCCACCTTCCAATATTTTCAGATGGGGCCTGATAGGTTCCATGCCGCGAACATACCTTTCGGTAGTCGCAAGCTTCTTGTGCCTCAGGATTTGCTGAATAGCGATCATGGGCACGTTGTTGTTTGCGAGTATGGATGCAGTGAGGTGTCGGATGGCGTGGCATCCAAAGGGCTTCACTCCTGCCTCCTCACAGAGCTTTTGAGGAAATCCTCGGTTCTCTGTGTACGGCTCGCCTTTTCGACGGCCTGAGGGCTGTGTGAAGACCCATTCATTGACGGCCTCTTGCCTATGGGCAAGCAGGACATTGAAAAGCTCGTCCGTCATGGGGAGCCATTCATATTCCATAGAGCCGTCCTGCCTTTTCTTGGTGCCAAGTCGAATACGCTTGCTTCCAAAGTCTACATCCTTCCATTGAAGTCTGTATAACTCTCCGCGCCGCGCTGCCGTATGCAGGAAGGTGAGGAGAAGGACTTTGTGTCGGCCTTCGGCAATTGCATGGACTTTCCAGAAATCCTTTTCAGGCGGGACGTATCTGTTTTGTCTCACCTCAGGAAACCGGGGAACAGCCAGAAAAGCATTCCTTTCAGGAAATCCCTCAATGAACTTGATTCCGAAGTTCCATGCGGCTGCAAGGTTCTTCCGTTCCTTATTCGTTGAGTAGCCGCTGTGCTCCTTGAAATAGTCTTGAAGATATTTCAGGGCATCCACTTTGCGGAATTCCACTACATCGCCATCGGGGTTCACAGTTTTCAGAAGCCGTTTAAGGGCATTCTTCTTTTCGCTGTATGTCTTCGGGCTGTATTTAACGGAGTGGTCCAGATAGAGAGTTGCCCACTCAAGAAAGGAGGTCGTGGGGATCGTCGGCTCTGGCGGCAGTTTTGTCAGTTCCTTTTGCTCGACTTCCCAAATCTTTGCGTCTTCCTTCTTGATGAACTGCTTTCGGTGTTTCTTGCCTTGTATTTTGACTTGCGCCATCCAAACGGTCTTCCCGTTCTTCTTCAGCTTGTAAGGCATATTGCCTCCTAATCGCTTCGCCTATGAGATTTTCAAAGAACAGGACACGGCGGCCTAGCTTTACCCCACCGTACCGGGAAGGATGCCGCAATATGGTTGACTCGGCAACCTCGAAATAATTTGCGGTTTC from uncultured Pseudodesulfovibrio sp. includes the following:
- a CDS encoding VCBS repeat-containing protein, which produces MQHRRFAVPCIAIIAVLLLAAPVLAQNAKKYAVLPFSYNGPKKYSYFPKAFQASLNSDLEWTGHAEPAADSTVDGLAAPKSKADAANILRGAGLDYLVTGSISILDKKATLKMTSYDVNGNTWEQKGQMGIDEITPWLEEQSKAIMGDVFQRPGYSTAEKSVDKEDIKDEVSGPINAEFIGGTSGSYQTSTLNPQFRYEGGSNNIGRWRSQTLRFFSTSMVVSDADGDGKNEVFILHKTGISAYRYKDGKLAHLDTLALTPSTQYIRLEAMDVDKDNLPDLIIGTYQSQYRNVTMAPEGWPKSHILSFKGGKFSYLVKNYNKFLGVLRVPPTFAPVLVAQRKGERHLFHKKIYEAYLKGDSVETGSTIPCPPYGNVYNMTYLPEEFGYRYVLIDDFHRLRVYSQAMERLYTTEEDHYNSSGIGITTPDRPAGMGAGIADIKVSTFNVPFRMLAASFHKKGKYELLVNKDLSVAAQVFEKFRYFSQGEIHALSWDGVGLNLAWKTRRIKGQVSDIALADLNNDGKKQLVVLLNTFPGSMGFSKRKTVVTAYDLNMP
- a CDS encoding integrase, whose product is MPYKLKKNGKTVWMAQVKIQGKKHRKQFIKKEDAKIWEVEQKELTKLPPEPTIPTTSFLEWATLYLDHSVKYSPKTYSEKKNALKRLLKTVNPDGDVVEFRKVDALKYLQDYFKEHSGYSTNKERKNLAAAWNFGIKFIEGFPERNAFLAVPRFPEVRQNRYVPPEKDFWKVHAIAEGRHKVLLLTFLHTAARRGELYRLQWKDVDFGSKRIRLGTKKRQDGSMEYEWLPMTDELFNVLLAHRQEAVNEWVFTQPSGRRKGEPYTENRGFPQKLCEEAGVKPFGCHAIRHLTASILANNNVPMIAIQQILRHKKLATTERYVRGMEPIRPHLKILEGGLKIGPTSRPTKLADESQKKKDIKLTA
- a CDS encoding RsmB/NOP family class I SAM-dependent RNA methyltransferase is translated as MANDFRTFRLVCSEEEAPIVERLLKAQGFAFEPEPFYPLARRLTVEPFPLGESFAARFGRIYIQDRSSMLPPLMLAPPEGTSVLDMCSAPGSKTSLLSRLVGPRGFVFASEPSADRLGTLRANLRRTGSVNTATAKAKAQDLPFPDCSWDYIQLDPPCSGWGTVDKNPKVMELWSESKTGPLVALQRTLLEKAADMLTPGGVVLYSTCTTNIKENEEQVAWALEHLDLELEPLDEPEGFVFGEPLLSGMAGVLRVAEDSAGQGFFLARFRKKGAGCANPEREVQERSLPGTPLDFSRMAGTEGCALDGLPPGEVYEFGGKAFFLHEEALERVPAGLRWQGHNIGKISGRGKSAVFRPSSMARVLLNRKSQDVLDLEDLAPLEKLLSGQSLSFHPGKGPVGLFYEGLPLCWLSRKGRRLLMATK
- a CDS encoding TRAP transporter substrate-binding protein; the protein is MRKLITVLAAAITLAALMSATAMAGAVLTYANFPPAKTFPCIQMEHWKTEVEKRTNGEITVQTFPGSTLLGAKNMLRGVQTGQADIGCISIAYYPGVFPAMSVLNLPVAFSSTKVASLTMWDMFQKYQPKEFKGVKVLTMFTSAPSQIMSKTPVKQLADLKGMELRASGSILKVLGGLGAQGVGMPMSQTPEALQKGVVKGLVSSFDVLKDFNFAEICRYETITNLPVYPFAVIMNKARWNSLPANMKKALDDLGREQAAWTGEYLDNHIKESLAWSKDKYQVEVFELTAAEHAEIKAQGDGLVQAWKADAAKAGYDADALLSDMLTLKKKYEAELGK